DNA from Coffea arabica cultivar ET-39 chromosome 10c, Coffea Arabica ET-39 HiFi, whole genome shotgun sequence:
AATGATTATGGACGTTATTGGTCATTAGCTCAAATTTTACTAGTTTGTAAATTTGTATCCTAACAACATGTTTGTAGTCAAtctctttaatttttattttcttttgtttgaataaattatctCCTAGGATTTCCTAATGAAAGATTCTTCTTTTTTAGGACCTCTTAGTGAGAGTTTCTTTTCTCCTGTATTATTTTAGTGAGGGTTTTATTCTCTCATGGGGTTTTTCCTTGTAAgagtttttatcttttttttcgtggaatttgatattttgaaaatctaGAATCTAAGTTTCTCAAATCTTCAATTTCTCCATTATTGTCAAATCTAAATTTCTCTTTGGACTTGAATTAGTTTTAATTACACATGACCGTTAGAAGACAAGCACAAATGTATTGGATTACAATGATTCATTTGGATGAAAGACATACAAGAGTATCAATGTTATCTTTATTTGTATTGATTTATTAGATCTGTTATATCTATTAATTTCAGTTCTATATGTATTTGTGTCATGTTTGTTTGATGTATTTTTTGCCATTAATGCAGATTTATTGAACGAAATGATAttttctatataaaaaaaatgtattagtaaaaaaaaaaaaaggtcaaaagcTCAATCGAGATATATTGTTGAGAAAGCGTACATTCATTTAATATCTAtttgagaaaaaagaaattttaggaggaaaaaatataaaactaaGAAGCTTGATAAACTCACACGCCAATCTAAAAACTTGTAGTTTTAGATGTAGATTTATAATTAAAAATGACCAAAAGATACAcctggaaaaataaaaaagtgtatGTATAAAAAAAGAGGTTATACTACACTTCTACTGTTGGATGTACgacaaataatataaatataaatttaaaatcaaaattttacatatacattagagtaaattttatatatattaccaGTGTATACAATATCACGGTTGAATGGATGACATTTgcatttcaaattcaaattttgctcatgtatcatatatctaatggtgatagtgtacacactgatagtgtatataagattaatcctaTGCATTATACATCCAACTTTGATAGTGTATATAAGTTCAacttatttaatttaatatatGTAGCAAAAAAGACTGAGCAACTTTGAAATTCTCACTTGCACGGCAGTGCATCCTACATGACCAATTCCAACTAATACTTATCAGTGTTAGATAATGTATCCTATGTTCTATATATACACACCGGTGGATTAAGCTTAGATCTCGACAATACCTTCAtctcaaacaaaattaaacactgCAAATTCTGCTCCATTCTTTCCTGCTATATAATATAGAAATGGCTGAGAGAAGGAATGATCAACAAGTCCATCCCTTGCCTCAAAGTTATACTTATAACACAGCTTTTAATGTTAAGCGTGACCAAGAGTCCGCTTCCAGTGACTCGGACGAGATTCGTCGCAAGAAGCGTCTCAAGTACCTTGCATATTTTGCCGCCTTTGTTGTGTTTCAAACTGGCATCATTGTGTTGTTTTCTCTGACGATAATGAAAATAAGAACCCCTAAATTTCGGGTCCGATCATCGCCTTTCGAGACTTTTGATGCTGGTACGACTACAAATCCTTCGTTTAATTACAGGATGAATGCTGAGCTTGGCGTGAGAAACAACAATTTTGGAACTTATAAGTTCCAAAACAGCACAATATATTTTTCCTACAATGGCACACCAATTGGGGAGACCTTGGTTCCTAATAGCAAAGCAGGATGGCTGTCGACTAAGAAGCTCAATGTTGTGGTGGACCTCTCGTCAAACAATTTGGCTAGCAATTCACAACTAGGAAACGATCTCAGCACTGga
Protein-coding regions in this window:
- the LOC113714160 gene encoding late embryogenesis abundant protein At1g64065-like — protein: MAERRNDQQVHPLPQSYTYNTAFNVKRDQESASSDSDEIRRKKRLKYLAYFAAFVVFQTGIIVLFSLTIMKIRTPKFRVRSSPFETFDAGTTTNPSFNYRMNAELGVRNNNFGTYKFQNSTIYFSYNGTPIGETLVPNSKAGWLSTKKLNVVVDLSSNNLASNSQLGNDLSTGVLKLNAQSKLSGKDFVVSFPKLLGGFVTKIVLSVTFGLVLDVHVFGPALLDVEFAKVDYER